The Alphaproteobacteria bacterium genome has a segment encoding these proteins:
- the rsmA gene encoding 16S rRNA (adenine(1518)-N(6)/adenine(1519)-N(6))-dimethyltransferase RsmA encodes MNAAPGWLDRLPPLRDVIAAYDLRAAKALGQHFLLDLNLTNRIVRAAGDLRGCTVFEIGPGPGGLTRALLAGEAERIIAIERDARCVRALADLVERGEGRLKIIEGDALRTALADLAPAPRAIVANLPYNVGTELLIGWLKQIENFRSMTLMFQAEVASRILAKPGSKDYGRLSVISQFCCDVTRALNIPARAFTPPPKINSSVVHFTPRANRPQDVPLARLEAVTAAAFGQRRKMLRASLKPLGGEALLIKAGIEPSLRAEDLSVEQFVKLAREISAPATGP; translated from the coding sequence ATGAACGCTGCGCCGGGCTGGCTCGATAGGTTGCCGCCGTTGCGCGATGTGATCGCCGCCTACGATCTGCGCGCCGCCAAGGCGCTGGGGCAGCATTTCTTGCTCGATCTCAATCTCACGAACCGCATCGTGCGGGCTGCGGGCGATTTGCGCGGCTGCACGGTGTTCGAAATCGGCCCCGGCCCCGGCGGGCTGACACGCGCGCTGCTTGCCGGCGAAGCGGAAAGGATTATCGCGATCGAACGCGACGCGCGCTGCGTGCGCGCGCTGGCCGATCTCGTGGAGCGCGGCGAAGGGCGGTTAAAAATTATCGAAGGCGATGCGCTGCGCACCGCGCTGGCGGATCTTGCGCCCGCGCCGCGCGCCATTGTCGCCAACCTGCCCTATAACGTGGGCACCGAGCTGCTGATCGGATGGCTAAAGCAGATCGAGAATTTCCGCTCCATGACGCTGATGTTCCAGGCGGAAGTCGCAAGCCGCATCCTCGCCAAGCCGGGCAGCAAGGATTACGGCCGCCTTTCGGTAATCAGCCAGTTTTGCTGCGACGTGACGCGGGCGCTGAATATTCCCGCGCGCGCCTTTACCCCGCCGCCCAAAATCAATTCAAGCGTCGTGCATTTCACGCCCCGCGCAAACAGGCCGCAGGATGTGCCGCTTGCAAGGCTTGAAGCCGTGACGGCCGCCGCGTTCGGCCAGCGCCGCAAGATGCTGCGCGCCAGCCTGAAGCCGCTCGGCGGCGAAGCCTTGCTGATCAAAGCCGGGATCGAACCCAGCCTGCGGGCGGAGGATTTAAGCGTCGAGCAATTCGTAAAACTGGCCCGCGAGATCAGCGCCCCTGCGACAGGCCCTTGA
- a CDS encoding LptF/LptG family permease, which yields MNQSWIIFRYIGRHYVTWLLIFLFGLAGIIWLFETAELLRRAASKDTGISIVLLMGLFKLPETIDRALPFVILFAALFTFWRMTRSQELIIVRAAGVSVWQFLMPVLTATILFSVVNVAVINPIGARMVAHYYEMEATYLRHHSTLELTGAGLWLRQFQDGKEYLLHTDKVELDPLRLSPLMAIIYGPDNKYAGRIDARRAVLEEGRWRIHDAWLNEPGKQPKFMPEMQITTDMTYEKIQESMASPRTVSFWELPQFIVALQSVGLPVLRHKLQLHALLAQPWFLCAMAFFAAAFALRLNRQGGILFMVSAGVVVGILAFTLNNVLVALGTTQIIPVLLSAWAAPIMCIILGIAALLYLEDG from the coding sequence ATGAACCAGAGCTGGATCATCTTCCGCTATATCGGGCGGCACTACGTTACATGGTTGCTGATCTTCCTGTTCGGCCTTGCGGGGATTATCTGGCTGTTCGAAACCGCCGAGCTGCTGCGCCGCGCCGCCAGCAAGGACACAGGCATCAGCATTGTGCTGCTGATGGGGCTTTTCAAACTGCCGGAGACGATCGACCGCGCCCTGCCCTTCGTTATATTGTTCGCGGCGCTTTTCACCTTCTGGCGCATGACGCGCAGCCAGGAACTTATCATCGTGCGCGCAGCAGGCGTTTCGGTCTGGCAATTCCTGATGCCGGTGCTGACGGCAACTATTTTGTTTTCCGTGGTCAATGTCGCCGTTATCAACCCGATCGGCGCGCGCATGGTCGCGCACTATTATGAAATGGAAGCCACCTATTTGCGCCACCATTCGACGCTCGAGCTGACGGGCGCGGGGCTTTGGTTGCGGCAATTCCAGGACGGCAAGGAATATTTGCTGCACACCGACAAGGTCGAGCTCGACCCGCTGCGCCTCAGCCCGCTGATGGCGATCATTTACGGACCGGACAACAAGTATGCCGGGCGCATAGACGCGCGCCGCGCCGTGCTTGAAGAAGGCCGCTGGCGGATCCACGATGCATGGCTCAACGAGCCTGGCAAGCAACCGAAGTTCATGCCGGAAATGCAGATCACGACCGACATGACTTACGAAAAAATCCAGGAAAGCATGGCTTCGCCCCGTACCGTTTCATTCTGGGAACTGCCGCAATTCATCGTCGCGCTGCAATCGGTCGGGTTGCCGGTGTTGCGCCACAAGCTGCAGCTGCACGCGCTGCTGGCGCAGCCGTGGTTTTTGTGCGCCATGGCGTTCTTTGCCGCCGCTTTCGCGCTGCGGCTGAACCGGCAGGGCGGTATTTTATTCATGGTTTCCGCCGGCGTAGTGGTGGGAATTCTCGCCTTCACGCTCAACAATGTGCTGGTGGCGCTGGGCACCACACAGATCATCCCCGTCTTGCTTTCTGCATGGGCTGCGCCCATCATGTGCATCATTCTGGGCATCGCCGCGCTTTTGTATCTGGAGGATGGTTAA
- a CDS encoding guanylate kinase encodes MSERYSSQEIKRRGLMLVLSSPSGAGKTSISRHLLDIDDGLALSISTTTRPKRPGETNGTDYVFVDKLDFNKMIDRGEFLEYAKVFNNYYGTPKAPVEAALAGGRDVLFDIDWQGTQQLAEKARDDVVSVFILPPSWRDLEKRLHARGQDDAAEISRRMGRAADEMSHWAEYDYVIVNHDLGASVVAVQAILLSERLKRRRQVGLSEFVKGLSQGR; translated from the coding sequence ATGTCGGAACGTTACAGCAGCCAGGAAATCAAGCGTCGGGGACTAATGCTTGTGCTTTCCTCGCCCTCCGGGGCCGGGAAAACCAGCATTTCTCGTCATTTGCTCGATATCGACGATGGCCTGGCGCTTTCGATATCCACAACCACCCGTCCCAAACGGCCGGGCGAGACCAACGGCACGGATTATGTGTTCGTGGACAAGCTCGATTTCAACAAGATGATCGACCGGGGTGAATTCCTTGAATACGCCAAGGTATTCAACAACTATTACGGCACGCCCAAAGCGCCGGTCGAAGCGGCGCTGGCGGGCGGGCGCGACGTGCTGTTCGATATCGATTGGCAAGGCACGCAGCAATTGGCGGAAAAAGCGCGCGACGATGTGGTCAGCGTTTTTATCCTGCCGCCCAGCTGGCGCGATCTTGAAAAACGCCTGCATGCCCGCGGGCAGGACGATGCGGCGGAAATCAGCCGCCGCATGGGCCGTGCCGCCGATGAAATGAGCCATTGGGCCGAATATGATTACGTGATCGTCAACCACGATCTTGGCGCCAGCGTCGTGGCCGTGCAGGCTATATTGCTGAGCGAACGGTTGAAGCGTCGCCGGCAGGTTGGCCTTTCGGAATTCGTCAAGGGCCTGTCGCAGGGGCGCTGA
- a CDS encoding phosphoribosylformylglycinamidine cyclo-ligase yields the protein MGLPIYSQALRLKKGLNLERDAVTGKPSRAETNAPPKAAGGAYAAAGVDIDAGNALVEAIKPLAKSTARKGSGAGLGGFGALFDLKACGFRDPLLVTTTDGVGTKLKIAAAAGKHDTIGIDLVAMCVNDLIAQGAEPLLFLDYYATGKLDVDAAKQVVSGIAEGCRQAGCALVGGETAEMPGMYGAGDYDLAGFSVGAVERDAVLPRSDIAPGDAVLGVASHGVHSNGYSLVRRVAERAGLAYDAKAPFGNGESLAETLLKPTRIYVRSALVACKTGGVKAIAHITGGGLTENIPRVLPDGMGVRLQAESWPVLPVFHWLAKAGEISGAEMARTFNCGIGLVVVAEAAKVDAVKAALESEGDKVYAIGAVEQAGGAQRVAIEGMDKVWPC from the coding sequence ATGGGGCTACCCATTTATAGCCAAGCCTTGCGGCTAAAAAAAGGCCTAAACCTTGAAAGGGACGCTGTGACCGGTAAACCCTCCCGCGCTGAAACAAACGCCCCGCCGAAAGCCGCTGGCGGAGCCTATGCCGCCGCCGGGGTGGATATCGATGCCGGCAATGCACTGGTTGAGGCTATCAAGCCGTTGGCCAAAAGTACGGCCCGCAAGGGTTCCGGCGCCGGGCTGGGCGGTTTCGGGGCGCTGTTCGACCTGAAGGCCTGCGGCTTCCGCGACCCGCTTTTGGTGACGACAACGGACGGCGTGGGCACCAAGCTCAAGATTGCCGCCGCCGCGGGCAAGCACGATACGATCGGGATTGATCTTGTCGCGATGTGCGTGAACGATTTGATCGCGCAGGGCGCGGAGCCGCTTTTGTTCCTCGATTACTATGCAACCGGCAAGCTGGATGTGGATGCCGCAAAGCAGGTCGTGTCCGGCATTGCCGAAGGTTGCAGGCAGGCGGGCTGTGCGCTTGTGGGCGGCGAAACGGCGGAGATGCCGGGCATGTACGGCGCGGGCGATTACGATCTTGCGGGTTTTTCCGTTGGCGCGGTGGAGCGCGACGCGGTTTTGCCGCGCAGCGATATCGCGCCGGGCGATGCCGTACTTGGCGTGGCTTCGCACGGCGTACACAGCAACGGGTATTCGCTTGTGCGCCGCGTGGCCGAGCGTGCCGGGCTGGCCTATGACGCAAAAGCGCCGTTCGGGAACGGCGAAAGCCTCGCGGAAACGCTTTTGAAGCCGACCCGCATTTACGTGCGTAGCGCGCTGGTGGCATGCAAGACAGGCGGGGTGAAAGCTATCGCTCACATCACCGGCGGCGGATTGACGGAAAACATTCCGCGCGTGCTTCCGGATGGCATGGGCGTGCGGCTGCAGGCGGAAAGCTGGCCGGTGCTGCCGGTGTTCCACTGGCTGGCAAAGGCGGGCGAGATTTCGGGCGCCGAAATGGCGCGCACCTTCAATTGCGGGATCGGGCTTGTTGTCGTGGCCGAAGCGGCGAAGGTGGATGCCGTTAAGGCCGCGCTGGAAAGCGAAGGCGACAAGGTTTATGCGATTGGCGCGGTCGAACAGGCGGGCGGCGCGCAGCGCGTCGCGATCGAAGGCATGGATAAGGTATGGCCGTGCTGA
- a CDS encoding nucleoside-diphosphate kinase, translating into MAVEQTFSIIKPDATRRNLTGKINSKFEEAGLRIVAQKRIWLSRRQAEAFYGVHRERPFFKDLCEFMVSGPVVVQVLEGENAVTKNREIMGATNPANAAPGTIRKEFAESIEANSVHGSDSQENAKIEIAYFFSGTEIVG; encoded by the coding sequence ATGGCCGTTGAACAGACTTTTTCCATCATCAAGCCCGACGCGACCCGCCGCAACCTGACCGGCAAGATCAACAGCAAGTTCGAGGAAGCTGGCCTGCGCATCGTGGCGCAAAAACGTATCTGGCTCAGCCGCAGGCAAGCCGAAGCGTTCTATGGCGTCCACCGCGAACGCCCGTTCTTCAAGGATCTGTGCGAATTCATGGTATCCGGCCCCGTCGTGGTGCAGGTGCTTGAAGGGGAAAATGCGGTCACGAAGAACCGCGAGATTATGGGCGCAACCAACCCGGCCAACGCCGCGCCCGGTACGATCCGCAAGGAATTCGCCGAAAGCATCGAGGCGAATTCGGTTCATGGCTCCGACAGCCAGGAAAACGCGAAGATCGAGATCGCCTACTTCTTCAGCGGTACCGAAATCGTCGGCTGA
- a CDS encoding phosphoribosylglycinamide formyltransferase, producing MAVLKPPLKLGVLISGRGSNLQALIDAVRAEAFPAEIALVISNKKDAAGLQRAAEAGIPTKVIDHKAFAGREAFELALDDALRQAGVGLVCLAGFMRVLGAAFVGKWQDKMINIHPSLLPAYPGLDTHRRAIEAGEKYSGCTVHFVWPEVDAGPVILQGKVPVRPGDNEDALAARVLELEHKLYPLAVRIIAEGKARIVDGRVVLDDATGKAVQALLALPGQKV from the coding sequence ATGGCCGTGCTGAAACCGCCGTTGAAGCTGGGCGTGCTGATTTCCGGCCGCGGCAGCAATCTGCAGGCGCTTATCGATGCAGTGCGGGCGGAAGCTTTTCCTGCCGAAATCGCGCTGGTTATATCGAATAAAAAAGACGCTGCCGGGCTGCAGCGTGCGGCCGAAGCGGGCATTCCCACCAAGGTGATTGACCATAAAGCCTTTGCCGGGCGCGAAGCGTTCGAGCTCGCGCTCGATGACGCGTTGCGCCAGGCCGGGGTCGGGCTGGTGTGCCTTGCCGGGTTCATGCGCGTGCTTGGCGCTGCATTCGTAGGCAAGTGGCAGGATAAAATGATCAACATCCACCCATCCCTGTTGCCCGCCTATCCGGGGCTAGATACTCACCGCCGCGCGATCGAGGCGGGCGAGAAATACAGCGGCTGCACGGTGCATTTTGTGTGGCCCGAGGTTGATGCCGGGCCGGTTATTCTGCAGGGCAAGGTGCCTGTGCGCCCGGGCGACAACGAAGACGCGCTTGCCGCGCGTGTGCTTGAGCTTGAACATAAGCTCTATCCCCTCGCGGTGCGCATCATCGCCGAAGGGAAGGCGCGGATCGTCGATGGCAGGGTTGTGCTGGACGATGCGACGGGCAAGGCGGTGCAGGCGTTGCTTGCCTTGCCGGGTCAAAAGGTTTAA
- the lptF gene encoding LPS export ABC transporter permease LptF codes for MHRIDHYMIRQLAIASIFITLAATVVLLFAMSFRLLSLVIESAATLGIFMNLMALTIPTFLSLVLPIAVAIATVFVYHKLSVDSEIVVMRAAGISPLRLAAPALIVGGGVTVLCFIVTLALSPWANSELVKLQYEVRNNYSVLLIRAGTFNDIAPGLTFYTRGRDKDGRLEGILIHDTRKDDVTVTIMAKNGTIVSEDGKEPKIVVFDGVRQEFNRADNTLNQLDFQNYTFDLRLLASGSYSRVPDPREIPVHGLIEQYHEYKNLDYAYSRRFLAEIFQRFATPLLAVGFASICAALMLGGEFNRRGMGKRLVSAGLAITLMQGVSLWITNLVTKELALAPTLYCTTLLPLLIGLWLLTRVPVYTQPSGAEARA; via the coding sequence ATGCACCGCATCGATCACTACATGATCCGTCAATTGGCGATTGCCAGCATTTTTATCACGCTGGCGGCGACCGTTGTGCTTTTGTTCGCGATGTCGTTCCGGTTGCTATCGCTTGTCATCGAAAGCGCCGCCACGCTTGGCATATTCATGAACCTGATGGCGCTGACGATACCAACCTTCCTTTCGCTCGTGCTCCCCATCGCGGTGGCGATTGCAACCGTGTTCGTTTATCACAAACTTTCAGTCGATTCCGAAATCGTGGTCATGCGCGCGGCCGGCATCAGCCCGCTACGGCTGGCGGCGCCCGCGCTGATTGTTGGCGGCGGCGTGACCGTGCTTTGCTTCATTGTCACGCTCGCACTCTCCCCCTGGGCCAACAGCGAGCTTGTCAAATTGCAGTACGAAGTACGGAACAATTATTCCGTGCTGCTGATCCGCGCCGGCACCTTTAACGATATTGCGCCGGGGCTGACCTTCTACACCCGCGGGCGCGACAAGGATGGCAGGCTTGAAGGCATTTTGATCCATGATACGCGCAAGGACGATGTTACCGTGACAATCATGGCCAAGAACGGCACCATCGTCAGCGAAGACGGCAAGGAACCCAAGATCGTGGTGTTCGACGGCGTGCGGCAGGAATTCAACCGCGCCGACAACACGCTCAACCAGCTCGATTTCCAGAATTACACCTTCGATCTTCGCCTGCTCGCAAGCGGGAGCTACAGCCGCGTGCCCGATCCGCGCGAAATACCTGTGCACGGACTGATCGAACAGTATCACGAATATAAAAACCTCGATTACGCCTATAGCCGCCGCTTTTTGGCCGAGATATTCCAGCGTTTCGCCACGCCGCTGCTGGCGGTAGGCTTTGCCAGCATTTGCGCAGCGTTGATGCTGGGCGGCGAATTTAACAGGCGCGGCATGGGCAAACGGCTGGTTTCGGCCGGGCTGGCCATTACGCTGATGCAGGGCGTCAGCCTCTGGATCACCAACCTCGTGACCAAGGAACTGGCGCTCGCACCCACGCTGTATTGCACAACCCTTTTGCCGCTGCTGATCGGGCTGTGGCTTTTGACGCGCGTGCCGGTGTACACGCAGCCGTCCGGCGCGGAGGCACGGGCATGA
- a CDS encoding DUF2066 domain-containing protein, translated as MQLLTMFACGRRFGAVLAILGLLLQGFTVSPAMAQGVDDLYAVHGVDVDITSDNAAAARDKAIAQGQRDALGQLLARMGANVDLSDLTDDDIANLVQDFEILNERTSSVRYLATFTVRFKQNDIRQMLQNGGISYSELRSKPVLVLPVMPSNGRAVLWEEPTPWRAAWDNAARHDGLVPLVVPTGELSDIAIVGTNEVMQGDAAALAKAATAYDTGGIIVPIVEGNKVDPEKPLEITIKRYDAAGEAASPVAITIPAMPGQDAETMLYAAVTKIRDQLERGWKQATRVSASGAAVRLPVRVPIQSLQDWAVMRQRLTKVPLVNKVDVITLTRDSAHIEVIFQGDVNQLRIALAQYDLALHQAAGAGAWELRSER; from the coding sequence ATGCAGCTTTTGACAATGTTTGCCTGTGGGCGTCGTTTCGGCGCTGTTTTAGCCATTTTAGGGCTTCTGCTTCAGGGTTTTACCGTCTCCCCCGCCATGGCGCAGGGCGTCGATGACCTTTACGCCGTCCATGGCGTGGATGTGGATATCACCTCCGACAACGCCGCTGCCGCCCGCGACAAGGCCATCGCCCAGGGCCAGCGCGATGCGTTGGGCCAGCTGCTGGCCCGCATGGGGGCAAATGTCGATCTCAGCGATCTGACCGACGACGATATCGCCAACCTCGTGCAGGATTTTGAAATATTGAATGAGCGTACATCTTCAGTACGTTATCTCGCGACCTTTACGGTACGCTTCAAGCAAAACGACATCCGGCAGATGCTGCAGAACGGCGGGATCAGCTATTCCGAACTGCGTAGCAAGCCCGTGCTGGTTTTGCCGGTAATGCCGAGCAACGGCCGCGCCGTGCTGTGGGAAGAACCCACCCCATGGCGCGCGGCTTGGGATAACGCCGCCCGCCATGACGGGCTGGTGCCGCTTGTGGTCCCGACCGGGGAGCTAAGCGATATCGCCATCGTCGGCACCAACGAAGTGATGCAGGGCGATGCCGCCGCGCTGGCCAAGGCAGCGACGGCCTACGATACGGGCGGAATCATTGTACCGATCGTGGAGGGCAACAAGGTCGATCCCGAAAAGCCGCTCGAGATTACCATCAAGCGGTATGATGCGGCAGGCGAAGCGGCATCACCCGTCGCCATCACCATCCCCGCCATGCCGGGACAGGATGCGGAAACCATGCTGTATGCCGCCGTCACAAAAATCCGCGACCAGCTTGAACGCGGCTGGAAACAGGCCACGCGCGTGAGCGCCAGCGGGGCCGCCGTGCGGCTGCCGGTGCGCGTGCCGATCCAGTCGCTGCAGGATTGGGCGGTGATGCGCCAGCGGTTGACAAAGGTGCCGCTTGTCAACAAGGTCGATGTTATTACCCTGACGCGCGACAGCGCCCATATCGAGGTTATCTTTCAGGGCGATGTAAACCAGTTGCGGATCGCGCTTGCGCAATACGATCTCGCGCTCCATCAGGCCGCCGGGGCCGGCGCATGGGAATTGCGCAGCGAACGCTAG
- the pdxA gene encoding 4-hydroxythreonine-4-phosphate dehydrogenase PdxA: MKRPLAVTMGEPAGVGGEVMLAAFAARAQHKLPPFVAFDDPERLRTLAGQLGIEAEIAEIRAPGEAAALPRGPLPVVPVKLATRCQPGKLDAANAPAVIESIKRAVEAVQRGDCAGVVTAPIQKSTLQQAGFKHPGHTEFLAELAGIKTPPVMLLAAQGLRVVPVTVHVPLRTVAEALTTEKIVAIAAITAEDLHRKLGIASPRLAVAGLNPHAGEDGKIGDEEQKIIAPAIAALRARGIAASGPHPPDTMFHAEARKDYDCAICMYHDQALIPLKTLDFWGGVNVTLGLPFIRTSPDHGTALGIAGRGTANAESFINALLMARDMASRIAP; encoded by the coding sequence ATGAAAAGGCCGCTTGCCGTCACCATGGGCGAACCCGCCGGGGTCGGCGGGGAAGTTATGCTCGCCGCCTTCGCGGCGCGGGCGCAGCACAAACTTCCGCCCTTTGTGGCATTCGACGACCCCGAACGGCTGCGCACGCTGGCCGGCCAATTGGGTATCGAAGCCGAAATCGCTGAAATACGGGCGCCGGGCGAGGCAGCCGCGCTGCCCCGCGGCCCGCTGCCGGTCGTGCCCGTCAAGCTGGCCACGCGCTGCCAGCCGGGCAAGCTCGATGCCGCCAATGCCCCCGCCGTGATCGAAAGCATCAAGCGCGCGGTCGAAGCCGTGCAGCGGGGCGATTGCGCAGGCGTCGTTACCGCGCCGATCCAGAAAAGCACGCTGCAGCAGGCGGGGTTCAAGCACCCCGGGCATACCGAATTTCTTGCCGAACTTGCGGGCATAAAAACGCCGCCCGTTATGCTGCTGGCGGCGCAAGGGCTGCGCGTCGTCCCCGTGACGGTACATGTGCCGCTGCGCACGGTGGCCGAAGCGCTGACAACGGAAAAAATCGTTGCCATCGCCGCCATAACGGCGGAAGACCTGCACCGCAAGCTCGGTATCGCCTCGCCCCGGCTCGCGGTGGCAGGGCTCAACCCGCATGCGGGCGAAGACGGAAAAATCGGCGACGAAGAACAGAAGATTATCGCCCCGGCCATCGCCGCGCTGCGGGCACGCGGCATCGCCGCCAGCGGCCCGCACCCGCCCGATACCATGTTCCATGCCGAAGCGCGCAAGGATTACGATTGCGCCATCTGCATGTACCACGATCAGGCGCTGATCCCGCTCAAAACGCTGGATTTCTGGGGCGGCGTCAATGTCACGCTCGGGCTGCCCTTCATCCGCACCTCGCCCGACCACGGCACGGCACTCGGCATCGCCGGGCGCGGCACAGCAAACGCGGAAAGTTTCATCAACGCCCTGTTGATGGCGCGCGACATGGCGTCAAGGATTGCCCCATGA
- a CDS encoding SDR family NAD(P)-dependent oxidoreductase: MKPPEHIVITGASSGLGAALALAYAAPGVRLSLCGRNTARLEQIAVEARAKGAMAVTATIDVTSRGAMQAWLLSLDTAQPVDLVIANAGISGGTAAGSESAQQVHEIMAINVDGMLNTVQPLLGAMTARGRGQIAIMASLAGFRGFPGSPAYCASKAAAKVYGEGLRGDMAYKGVGVSVICPGYVKTPMTNGNKFPMPFLMTAERAAGIIKRGLARNKPRIAFPFTMYFLVWFLALLPPALTDGMLAFLPKKANR; this comes from the coding sequence ATGAAGCCCCCAGAACATATTGTGATTACGGGCGCGTCCAGCGGACTTGGCGCCGCGCTGGCGCTTGCCTATGCCGCGCCGGGCGTGCGGCTAAGCCTGTGCGGGCGCAATACCGCGCGGCTCGAACAAATTGCGGTCGAAGCGCGCGCCAAGGGCGCGATGGCGGTCACGGCCACCATCGATGTAACCAGCCGCGGCGCGATGCAAGCCTGGCTGCTTTCGCTCGATACCGCGCAACCGGTCGATCTGGTGATCGCCAATGCCGGTATTTCCGGCGGCACCGCAGCGGGCAGCGAAAGCGCGCAGCAGGTGCATGAAATCATGGCGATCAATGTCGATGGCATGCTCAATACCGTGCAACCGCTTCTGGGCGCGATGACGGCGCGCGGGCGCGGGCAAATCGCGATCATGGCCTCGCTTGCAGGCTTTCGCGGCTTTCCGGGTTCGCCCGCCTATTGCGCCAGCAAGGCAGCCGCCAAGGTCTATGGCGAAGGGCTGCGCGGCGACATGGCTTATAAAGGCGTGGGCGTCAGCGTCATATGCCCCGGCTATGTCAAAACGCCGATGACGAACGGTAACAAATTCCCCATGCCCTTCCTGATGACGGCGGAACGCGCAGCCGGGATCATCAAACGGGGGCTGGCGCGCAATAAACCGAGAATCGCCTTCCCCTTCACGATGTATTTCCTTGTATGGTTTCTTGCGCTTCTGCCACCTGCGCTGACCGATGGTATGCTGGCTTTTTTACCCAAAAAAGCAAATAGATAG
- a CDS encoding AI-2E family transporter encodes MTVTNHLRFWFITFAVFAALVWLLSPILLPFVAGFAIAYFLDPIVGRLTVNKVPRWLATMLVLLVFILILVLAFLLLLPVVQGQIIALVNAIPGYAKQIEQDVRPWIEGVLAHISPEDMERLRTAAGQYAGEAVNWLGRVMKNLLTGGMAIFDILTLIVITPVVAFYLLRDWPKLTGTIDKILPRQHYDIIRAELNQIDGMLAGFLRGQAMVCLALGSIYAIGLSIVGLQFGAVIGITAGVLSFIPYVGTTFGWIISLILALMQFDTWQPVAMVLGVFVVGQALEGYFLTPKLVGDRVGLHPVWILFAIFAGGSLLGFLGVLIAVPVAAVIGVLIRFAVRQYKDSEFYKT; translated from the coding sequence ATGACGGTCACCAACCATCTTCGGTTCTGGTTCATCACCTTCGCGGTCTTCGCCGCGCTGGTATGGCTGCTCAGCCCGATTCTGCTGCCTTTCGTTGCGGGTTTCGCGATCGCCTACTTCCTTGATCCCATCGTCGGGCGCCTTACCGTCAACAAGGTGCCGCGCTGGCTTGCGACCATGCTCGTGCTTCTGGTTTTCATCCTTATCCTCGTGCTGGCTTTTCTGTTGCTGCTACCCGTTGTACAGGGGCAGATCATTGCGCTCGTGAACGCGATCCCCGGCTATGCCAAGCAGATCGAGCAGGATGTGCGCCCGTGGATCGAAGGCGTTCTGGCGCACATATCACCCGAAGATATGGAACGGCTGCGCACCGCCGCGGGCCAGTATGCGGGCGAAGCCGTGAACTGGCTCGGCCGGGTCATGAAAAACCTTCTGACCGGCGGCATGGCCATTTTTGATATTCTGACGCTGATTGTGATTACGCCGGTGGTGGCCTTTTACCTGCTGCGCGATTGGCCAAAGCTGACCGGCACGATCGATAAAATCCTGCCGCGCCAGCACTACGATATCATCCGGGCCGAGCTGAACCAGATTGACGGCATGCTGGCCGGCTTCCTGCGCGGGCAAGCGATGGTGTGCCTCGCGCTCGGCTCCATCTACGCCATCGGCCTTAGCATCGTGGGCTTGCAATTCGGCGCCGTGATCGGCATCACAGCCGGCGTCCTTTCCTTTATCCCCTATGTGGGCACCACCTTCGGCTGGATCATCAGCCTCATTCTCGCGCTGATGCAGTTCGATACGTGGCAGCCGGTCGCCATGGTGCTTGGCGTTTTCGTGGTCGGGCAGGCGCTCGAAGGCTATTTCCTGACGCCCAAACTGGTGGGAGACCGCGTCGGGTTGCACCCGGTCTGGATTTTGTTTGCCATTTTCGCGGGCGGCAGCCTGCTCGGTTTTCTCGGCGTGCTGATTGCCGTTCCCGTCGCTGCCGTGATCGGCGTGCTGATCCGCTTTGCGGTCAGGCAATATAAAGACAGCGAATTTTACAAAACCTGA